A stretch of [Clostridium] innocuum DNA encodes these proteins:
- a CDS encoding PTS transporter subunit EIIA — protein MDKKKKLLALLSSANHPVTGKELSSRLNVSDRTIRNYIREINEEKLIIQSSSNGYRLSTLDSTCNQKPDNSFVYDFSSQNERLLYISERIITSSQDADLYDIADEIYISYSTMEKDLIQIRSLIKDFHLSLQRANGKVIIQGSEESKRSFIRYLLSEQDSATVHNTLLAICKDIHISFDTLKDLILYHTRQQKLYASDYAIKNILTHVIITLSRLQNKYSLQQQNTPSAQEKEPESICAANIIQEIEANYNIMFNTEEKNQLIFLLMSKTARLDRSIQTKKQTQNFISQEYIAFTKQLIENINYIYYIDLNDSDFINFFSLHLKNVLFRWNNNTFNVNPFSDQIFIQNPLIYDIAVYIANEIHNRYHCRLNKDEITFISLHIGAVIEKKAEESHTHRALLIMNEYYYPVSNYLYQFQKEFQNKIDIVSIMQSSHSIDTEGIDFIIDASGEQNKSYAVPTILISPLFDKKDLHKIHDFLNILIEQQHTNTLKHQFNSFFSKDMFELEHYESDANAMIHYISEKLIDAGIAPASFTQSVLEREEITSTSFDNRVAIPHSILCSTSRNCAYVIVNTTPMKWGYFEVNIIIMIGINHNQRRFFKELYSNLLEKLQDITIIQELIKVKTYEAFIKLLTE, from the coding sequence ATGGATAAGAAAAAGAAACTACTTGCTTTATTATCAAGTGCAAATCATCCTGTTACAGGAAAAGAGCTTTCTTCACGCCTTAATGTTTCAGATCGGACGATTCGAAATTATATCCGTGAAATAAATGAAGAAAAACTTATCATACAATCTTCAAGTAATGGCTACCGGCTTTCCACACTGGATAGTACCTGCAATCAAAAGCCCGACAATTCCTTCGTTTATGATTTTTCATCACAAAATGAACGTCTTTTATATATCTCGGAGAGAATTATAACTTCTTCACAGGACGCTGATTTATATGATATTGCAGATGAGATTTATATCAGCTATTCAACGATGGAGAAAGATCTGATACAAATCCGAAGTCTTATAAAAGACTTCCATCTCTCTCTTCAGCGTGCAAACGGAAAAGTAATCATTCAGGGTAGTGAAGAAAGCAAGCGTTCTTTTATACGCTATCTGCTTTCTGAACAGGATTCTGCAACGGTTCATAATACACTTCTTGCTATATGCAAAGATATTCATATTTCCTTTGATACGCTAAAGGATCTGATTCTTTATCATACCCGTCAGCAAAAGCTTTATGCCAGTGATTATGCGATAAAAAACATTTTAACGCATGTCATTATAACGTTATCAAGATTACAAAATAAATATTCACTGCAGCAACAAAATACACCTTCAGCACAGGAAAAAGAACCGGAAAGCATCTGCGCAGCAAATATCATTCAGGAAATAGAAGCAAACTATAATATTATGTTTAATACAGAGGAGAAAAATCAGCTAATATTTTTACTTATGAGTAAAACTGCCAGATTGGATCGTAGTATTCAAACAAAAAAACAGACACAGAATTTCATCAGCCAGGAATACATAGCATTCACAAAACAGCTGATAGAGAACATCAATTATATTTATTATATTGATTTGAATGATTCTGATTTTATCAACTTCTTCTCTCTTCATTTGAAAAATGTATTGTTTCGCTGGAACAATAATACCTTTAATGTCAATCCTTTCAGCGATCAGATTTTTATTCAGAACCCGCTCATTTATGATATCGCTGTTTATATAGCAAATGAAATTCATAATCGATATCACTGTAGACTCAACAAAGATGAAATCACCTTTATATCCTTGCATATCGGAGCGGTGATTGAAAAAAAGGCAGAAGAAAGCCATACACATAGAGCATTGCTCATTATGAATGAATACTATTATCCAGTTTCAAATTACCTTTATCAATTCCAAAAAGAATTTCAAAATAAAATTGATATTGTTTCCATTATGCAAAGTTCGCATTCGATCGACACAGAAGGAATAGATTTTATAATTGACGCCTCCGGTGAGCAAAACAAATCGTATGCTGTTCCAACGATATTGATCAGCCCTCTGTTTGATAAAAAGGATTTGCATAAAATACACGATTTTCTCAATATACTGATTGAACAGCAGCATACAAACACATTAAAACATCAATTTAATTCCTTTTTTTCTAAAGATATGTTTGAACTGGAGCATTATGAGTCTGATGCTAATGCCATGATACATTATATCTCGGAAAAACTGATTGATGCAGGAATAGCTCCTGCATCCTTCACGCAGTCTGTCTTAGAGCGGGAAGAAATAACCTCAACAAGCTTTGACAACAGAGTTGCAATACCGCATTCCATTCTTTGCTCGACAAGCAGAAACTGCGCTTATGTAATCGTCAATACTACACCTATGAAATGGGGATATTTTGAGGTCAATATCATAATTATGATTGGTATAAATCACAACCAGAGAAGATTTTTTAAAGAGCTTTACAGTAATTTATTGGAAAAGCTTCAGGATATCACGATAATTCAGGAATTAATTAAGGTTAAAACCTATGAGGCTTTCATTAAGCTTCTTACTGAATGA
- a CDS encoding ATP-binding protein, which yields MLYRENYIQKIAGFKDMDVIKVITGLRRSGKSTIMRQVQEYYEKTGISPNQILYYNFESYEYIDLLDDKKLYMHIKNEVQHIQGCCYLFLDEIQNVKNWQKCINALQVDVRCDIYITGSNAKLLSGELATYIAGRFVEIKVFPFSFKEYAAAQKDQNREIISKVLFQEYLQYGGMPFVSYLNDKEKFKEYMSGVFSTIVLNDMISRNNVRNPLIMERVLTYAVDNIGHLISASSIVKYLKNEQLKVSIDTVISYLKMGSDALLFQKTPRGNLLGKEVLKTQEKYYICDHGFKQYLFHSNIRDIELVLENIICIEMLRRGYDVSIGEVMRKEIDFVCRKNEECLYIQVSYLMPDSATREREFAPLLLIRDNYPKYVLSMDELDFSQQGIQHKNIIDFLLAEG from the coding sequence ATGCTATATCGTGAGAACTATATTCAAAAGATAGCTGGTTTTAAAGATATGGATGTAATTAAGGTTATAACCGGACTTCGCAGAAGTGGAAAATCGACAATTATGAGACAGGTTCAGGAATACTATGAAAAAACAGGAATTTCACCTAATCAGATACTTTACTATAATTTTGAATCTTATGAATACATCGACCTGTTAGATGATAAGAAGCTATATATGCATATTAAGAATGAAGTTCAACATATTCAAGGTTGCTGCTATTTGTTCTTAGATGAAATTCAAAATGTAAAGAATTGGCAAAAATGTATCAATGCCCTGCAGGTTGATGTACGATGCGATATATACATTACAGGTTCAAACGCCAAGCTATTATCAGGGGAACTAGCTACTTATATTGCAGGAAGATTTGTTGAAATTAAGGTTTTTCCATTTTCGTTTAAAGAATATGCTGCTGCGCAAAAGGATCAGAATAGAGAGATAATATCAAAGGTTTTATTTCAGGAATATTTGCAGTATGGAGGAATGCCGTTTGTAAGTTATTTAAATGATAAAGAAAAGTTCAAAGAATATATGAGCGGGGTCTTTTCTACGATTGTATTAAATGATATGATTTCAAGAAATAATGTTCGAAATCCATTGATTATGGAACGGGTTTTAACGTATGCAGTTGATAATATAGGACATTTGATATCAGCCTCAAGCATTGTTAAATATTTAAAAAATGAGCAATTAAAAGTCAGTATAGATACCGTTATTTCTTATTTGAAAATGGGATCAGATGCATTACTCTTTCAAAAAACACCACGGGGTAATTTATTAGGGAAAGAAGTATTAAAGACACAGGAAAAATATTACATCTGTGATCATGGCTTTAAACAATATCTATTTCATAGCAATATACGTGATATTGAACTGGTGCTTGAAAATATAATATGCATTGAAATGCTTCGAAGAGGATATGATGTTTCTATAGGAGAAGTCATGAGGAAGGAAATTGATTTTGTTTGCAGGAAGAATGAAGAATGTCTGTATATTCAGGTAAGCTACCTGATGCCTGATAGTGCCACGAGAGAACGTGAATTTGCACCGCTGTTACTGATCAGAGATAATTATCCGAAATACGTTTTGTCTATGGATGAGCTGGATTTCAGCCAGCAGGGAATACAACATAAAAATATTATTGATTTTCTATTGGCTGAGGGATGA
- a CDS encoding family 1 glycosylhydrolase, which translates to MKSTFLWGVATAANQCEGAWQEGGKGISTADILYDGTAGEYPENLKIYPERYYTYHTGNDFYHRYKEDIALMKEMGIKCFRMSIAWTRIYPKGIEDKPNEEGLAFYDRVFDELKKQGIEPLVTISHYEMPLYLVQAYGGWKHRCVIDHYVKYAKTILDRFHEKVNYWITFNEMNFISTIPFCAGGLLIRGKDNKEQDMFQGAHHQLVAHALVTAYSHGSYPDLKIGCMVCGTLAYAQTPNPQDALEQLECDRETYYYTDVFVRGRYPNYADSFLKKKQVVLQKQEGDDEILAKGKVDFLAFSYYFTRIAPINPDNDPDLTDNERMLGKLENPYLQRTQWGWVIDPVGFRLALNKFYDRYQIPLFVTENGLGARDVLCEDKRIHDDYRIDYLRQHIRELKKAVEIDGVDVMGYTSWSGIDLVSATTAQITKRYGHIYVDYDDQGNGTGNRFKKDSFAWYKRVIETNGEQL; encoded by the coding sequence ATGAAATCAACTTTTTTATGGGGTGTTGCCACTGCAGCAAATCAGTGCGAGGGTGCCTGGCAGGAGGGAGGAAAAGGTATTTCCACTGCAGATATACTATACGATGGAACTGCCGGAGAATATCCGGAGAATTTAAAAATTTATCCGGAACGTTATTATACTTATCATACAGGAAATGACTTTTATCACCGTTATAAAGAAGATATCGCTTTAATGAAGGAAATGGGAATCAAGTGTTTCCGCATGTCAATTGCATGGACAAGAATTTATCCTAAGGGAATTGAAGATAAACCAAATGAGGAAGGACTGGCTTTTTATGATCGCGTTTTTGATGAGCTGAAAAAGCAGGGAATCGAACCGCTTGTAACAATATCACATTACGAAATGCCATTGTATCTGGTACAGGCATATGGCGGATGGAAACATAGATGCGTTATTGATCATTATGTAAAATATGCGAAAACAATACTGGACCGCTTTCATGAAAAAGTTAACTATTGGATCACCTTTAACGAAATGAATTTTATCAGTACGATACCGTTTTGTGCAGGAGGTCTGTTAATCAGAGGTAAGGATAATAAGGAACAGGATATGTTTCAGGGAGCACATCATCAACTGGTGGCGCATGCTCTTGTGACAGCCTACAGTCATGGATCATATCCGGATTTAAAGATTGGGTGCATGGTTTGCGGTACACTTGCCTATGCACAGACTCCGAATCCACAGGATGCTTTGGAACAGCTGGAATGTGACAGGGAAACCTACTATTATACAGATGTGTTTGTAAGAGGAAGATATCCGAATTATGCGGACAGTTTTTTGAAGAAAAAGCAGGTTGTTTTACAGAAACAGGAAGGTGACGATGAAATCTTAGCAAAGGGAAAGGTGGATTTCCTTGCATTCAGCTATTATTTCACTAGAATTGCCCCGATCAATCCGGATAACGATCCGGATTTAACAGATAATGAACGTATGCTTGGAAAACTCGAAAATCCTTATTTACAACGAACACAATGGGGTTGGGTAATTGATCCTGTAGGCTTCCGTCTCGCCTTGAATAAATTTTATGACCGTTACCAGATACCGCTGTTTGTAACTGAAAATGGTCTTGGCGCAAGAGATGTATTGTGTGAGGACAAAAGGATTCATGATGACTACCGTATTGATTATCTCAGACAGCATATCCGGGAGTTGAAAAAAGCAGTTGAAATAGATGGTGTTGATGTTATGGGCTATACCTCATGGAGTGGCATTGATCTGGTTTCCGCAACAACTGCACAAATTACGAAGCGCTACGGACATATTTACGTAGATTATGATGATCAGGGAAACGGTACTGGAAATCGATTTAAAAAAGATAGCTTTGCGTGGTATAAGAGAGTTATTGAAACAAACGGTGAGCAATTATAA
- a CDS encoding PTS lactose transporter subunit IIBC, with protein sequence MKILLICGNGVSSGMIAQKIRKAGIARGYDAVSDAYSYSQLSEVVDEFDVVLVAPQMKFNEDMIRDICALHQKPYAVLDNFVYSTLDGERGFDTVLSLLNEKEKV encoded by the coding sequence ATGAAGATTTTACTGATTTGCGGAAACGGTGTATCAAGTGGGATGATTGCACAGAAGATTAGAAAGGCAGGAATAGCGAGGGGCTATGATGCTGTTTCTGATGCATACAGTTATTCTCAGCTGTCAGAGGTCGTTGATGAATTTGATGTTGTACTTGTCGCACCGCAAATGAAATTCAATGAGGATATGATTCGGGATATCTGTGCTCTGCATCAAAAGCCATATGCAGTACTGGATAACTTTGTCTATTCTACATTGGATGGAGAAAGAGGATTTGATACTGTATTGTCTTTATTAAATGAAAAGGAGAAGGTATGA
- a CDS encoding dipeptide ABC transporter ATP-binding protein gives MSDAVLKVENLKVHFPVKGGLFTKKQVVKAVDGVSFEIYPRETFGLVGESGCGKSTTGRAIVKLYEPTSGTVYYHGEDVTKIKGSHLAEFRRNVQMIFQDPYASLNPRMTVGEIIREPMDIHHIFNTKEEREQRVRELLDIVGLKPDHIRRYPHEFSGGQRQRIGIARTLALNPQFIVCDEPISALDVSIQAQVINLLEHIQKEMGISYLFIAHDLSMVKHISDRIGVMYLGNLVEIGESDDVYHRPLHPYTQALLSAVPIPDPRVAREKKRIVLEGELPSPLDTPSGCVFRTRCPNATERCAREKPGMVNVGKRTVACFLYEK, from the coding sequence ATGAGTGATGCAGTATTGAAGGTGGAAAACCTGAAGGTGCATTTCCCGGTCAAGGGCGGCCTGTTCACAAAAAAACAGGTAGTAAAGGCCGTGGACGGCGTCAGCTTTGAAATCTATCCGAGAGAAACCTTCGGACTTGTTGGAGAAAGCGGCTGTGGAAAAAGTACCACCGGTCGTGCAATCGTCAAGCTTTATGAGCCTACAAGCGGAACGGTGTATTACCATGGAGAGGATGTTACGAAAATCAAAGGCAGCCATCTCGCGGAATTCCGCAGGAATGTACAGATGATTTTTCAGGATCCCTATGCAAGTCTGAATCCGCGTATGACGGTGGGAGAAATCATTCGCGAGCCGATGGATATTCATCATATTTTCAACACGAAGGAAGAGCGGGAACAGCGGGTTCGCGAGCTGCTGGATATTGTCGGGCTGAAGCCGGATCACATCCGCCGTTACCCGCATGAATTTTCCGGTGGACAGCGGCAGCGTATCGGAATCGCTAGAACGCTTGCCCTGAATCCGCAGTTCATCGTCTGTGATGAGCCGATTAGTGCACTGGATGTTTCCATACAGGCACAGGTCATCAATCTGCTGGAGCATATACAGAAGGAGATGGGGATTTCCTATCTGTTTATTGCACATGATTTGAGCATGGTAAAGCATATATCCGACCGAATCGGTGTCATGTATCTGGGAAATCTGGTGGAAATCGGAGAGAGTGACGATGTGTATCATCGACCGCTGCACCCGTATACACAGGCTTTATTGTCAGCGGTACCGATTCCCGATCCCCGTGTTGCTAGAGAAAAAAAGCGCATCGTACTGGAGGGCGAGCTGCCGAGTCCGCTGGATACCCCGAGCGGCTGCGTATTCCGTACCCGCTGTCCCAATGCCACAGAGCGCTGTGCCAGGGAAAAACCGGGAATGGTAAACGTTGGAAAACGAACGGTTGCCTGCTTCCTGTATGAAAAATAA
- a CDS encoding PTS sugar transporter subunit IIC, translated as MKNIYERITAWLAGPFSTKISRFTQNAYVMAIQNGFQTVLPMILVGSIASLINTLRNFWEWVPDLSLVNQYSFGLIGIFLVFILPYNIMENKKQNRAKLISGFTGVSVLLALCNPVFSDGSISLNAGYIGTGGMTVGLLVGLLIGAIFAVYFKHGLFSKDTSLPSIVVNWFESIVPVFLVIGIAILIAGYGVNLFDLMEEVVSPIAAIGNTYLGFVLLYFIMALCYSLGLSAWAVYPIFLALALNNIAANIDMVAAGKDAVFITTVEVVFCGWCCMGGMGCTMPLNIQMLRSKSKKINAIGKAAIFPSLFNINEPVMYGLPVVWNPIMMIPYLLVSFIVPSLVYLVLTVGFVDIPARAFQMNFLPQPIATFLINYDFRGVIFWILLFMLIYLIYLPFFKVYENQEMKKEAAEEGKETV; from the coding sequence ATGAAAAACATTTATGAGAGGATAACTGCCTGGCTGGCAGGTCCATTTAGTACGAAGATATCAAGATTTACACAAAATGCCTATGTTATGGCGATTCAGAATGGCTTTCAAACAGTATTGCCGATGATTCTTGTCGGATCTATTGCCAGTCTGATTAATACCCTGCGTAATTTCTGGGAATGGGTACCCGATCTGTCTTTGGTGAATCAGTATTCCTTTGGGTTGATTGGTATATTTCTGGTCTTTATCCTACCGTATAATATAATGGAAAATAAAAAGCAGAATCGTGCAAAGCTCATATCCGGATTTACCGGTGTTTCGGTTTTGCTGGCGTTGTGTAATCCGGTATTCAGTGATGGCAGTATTTCACTCAATGCCGGTTATATCGGAACCGGAGGGATGACGGTGGGTCTTTTGGTTGGCTTACTGATCGGTGCGATATTTGCTGTCTATTTCAAGCATGGTCTGTTTTCAAAGGATACAAGTCTGCCTTCCATTGTTGTGAACTGGTTTGAATCCATCGTGCCTGTGTTTCTTGTTATCGGCATCGCTATCCTGATTGCTGGCTATGGTGTTAACCTGTTCGATCTGATGGAAGAAGTAGTATCTCCGATAGCAGCTATTGGAAATACATACTTAGGCTTTGTATTATTGTATTTTATTATGGCATTATGCTACAGTCTCGGGCTGAGCGCATGGGCTGTATATCCTATTTTCCTTGCTTTGGCGTTAAATAATATTGCTGCCAATATAGATATGGTCGCAGCAGGTAAGGATGCAGTTTTCATCACTACAGTTGAGGTGGTATTCTGTGGCTGGTGCTGTATGGGCGGTATGGGCTGTACAATGCCTTTGAATATTCAAATGCTCCGTTCAAAATCAAAGAAAATAAATGCGATAGGAAAGGCAGCTATATTTCCATCCCTGTTCAATATCAATGAGCCTGTTATGTACGGCTTGCCTGTAGTATGGAATCCGATTATGATGATTCCCTATCTTCTGGTCTCCTTTATAGTACCATCGCTTGTTTATCTGGTTCTTACAGTGGGCTTTGTGGATATTCCAGCTAGAGCATTTCAAATGAACTTCCTTCCGCAACCCATCGCTACCTTCCTTATAAATTATGACTTCAGAGGGGTGATTTTCTGGATTCTGTTATTTATGTTGATTTATCTGATTTATCTTCCGTTTTTTAAAGTATATGAAAATCAGGAAATGAAAAAAGAAGCAGCGGAAGAAGGAAAGGAAACGGTATAG
- the gmk gene encoding guanylate kinase: MNKGLLFVLTGASSVGKKDIRDRLLGDEQLHLNYSISMTTRPKRGEEVDGRDYYFVNHEAFAQALRNRELLEYTEFDGYYYGTPKHQVDFLLNSGKNVMVEVEAQGVGQIKLQYPDALCVFVEPESMEELEKQIMLRYRDDAASAQRRISKALVELELSSLFRHTVKNTDVDAAYEEIRRLLDEHMRERGNKA; this comes from the coding sequence ATGAACAAGGGTTTACTGTTTGTATTAACCGGCGCCAGCAGTGTGGGAAAAAAGGATATCCGTGACCGGCTGCTTGGTGATGAACAACTGCATCTGAATTATTCCATTTCCATGACGACCCGTCCAAAACGCGGGGAGGAAGTGGATGGCAGGGATTATTATTTTGTCAATCATGAAGCCTTTGCGCAGGCTTTGCGAAATCGTGAGCTGCTGGAGTATACAGAGTTTGACGGCTATTACTATGGAACACCAAAGCATCAGGTGGATTTCCTGCTAAATAGTGGGAAAAATGTCATGGTTGAGGTGGAAGCACAGGGTGTGGGACAGATCAAGCTACAATATCCGGATGCTTTGTGCGTATTCGTGGAACCGGAAAGCATGGAGGAGCTGGAGAAACAGATCATGTTACGGTATCGGGACGATGCTGCCAGCGCACAGCGCAGAATTTCCAAGGCGCTGGTTGAACTGGAATTATCATCACTGTTTCGTCATACGGTTAAAAATACGGATGTCGATGCGGCATATGAGGAAATCCGCAGATTACTGGATGAGCATATGCGTGAAAGAGGAAACAAGGCATGA
- a CDS encoding S9 family peptidase produces the protein MKKRIEKNDLYQLHLLSGLKASPSGNRLVYVHTQMAKASDTYEKSLWLLEGGKNFCIYQKQQFSTFLWEDEHTLLIQKPVGEQKTEFVRLHLDTLCTTPAFTISANVVQLQRISEQRYAYLAEESVQKNNDDDTIVLTQIPFWDNGAGYISGKRNHLYVFEEKSQISTALFKGNWHVENLTVSNSQIVCSAQEYSTKKPLTQGVFTFSTEAMERREILPCDEMRIECVVCEEDTVVFTGTDMQRYGNEEAADFYVWTKEQGLKKLLDCEHYAYCNIVTDCHVGASTSMLMKDQIVYHLKNEEGRCLLYALSMDGEDICLTPKANVIRDIALAKQGCYTLEMEENALEEIYFRKSDECQKLTIWNAEYLQTHTCAQPKEVLYTNRDKGTQKGWILYPADYEEGKRYPGLLSIHGGPRCAFGNVFNHEMQMFASMGYMVFYTNPRGSDSFGEEYADLRGKYGTIDYEDLMAFTDEVIQETPALESERLGVLGGSYGGFMTNWIITQTERFKAAASQRSVANWISDFGTSCIGYSFDPNEMQTTPWKDVMKIWKASPLAYADCVKTPTLFIHSLEDYNCPLSEGLQMFTALQYHDVESRMCLFPEENHELSRSGKPKHRLRRLQEMAEWFDAHLK, from the coding sequence ATGAAGAAACGCATAGAGAAAAACGACCTCTATCAGCTGCACCTGCTGAGCGGTTTGAAAGCATCTCCTTCCGGGAACCGTCTGGTTTATGTGCATACGCAGATGGCGAAAGCAAGTGATACGTATGAAAAAAGTCTGTGGCTGCTGGAGGGAGGTAAGAATTTCTGTATCTATCAGAAGCAGCAGTTTTCCACCTTCCTGTGGGAAGATGAGCATACACTGCTGATCCAAAAGCCTGTCGGGGAACAGAAAACGGAATTTGTTCGTCTGCATCTGGATACCTTATGTACCACACCGGCCTTTACGATATCTGCGAATGTTGTACAGCTGCAAAGGATAAGTGAACAGCGTTATGCTTATCTGGCAGAAGAATCCGTACAAAAAAATAATGACGATGACACCATCGTACTGACACAGATTCCATTCTGGGATAACGGTGCCGGATATATTAGCGGGAAGCGAAACCACCTGTATGTCTTTGAAGAGAAAAGTCAGATATCCACAGCGTTGTTTAAAGGAAACTGGCATGTGGAAAACCTGACGGTTTCAAATTCGCAAATTGTGTGCAGTGCACAGGAGTATTCCACAAAGAAACCGCTGACGCAGGGAGTTTTCACCTTTTCCACAGAAGCTATGGAAAGAAGGGAAATTCTTCCCTGTGATGAAATGCGCATAGAGTGTGTTGTCTGTGAGGAGGATACGGTTGTTTTCACAGGAACGGATATGCAGAGGTATGGCAATGAAGAGGCGGCGGATTTCTATGTCTGGACGAAAGAACAGGGGCTTAAAAAGCTGCTGGATTGCGAGCATTACGCATATTGCAATATTGTGACCGACTGCCATGTCGGAGCCTCCACGTCCATGCTGATGAAGGATCAGATTGTATACCATTTGAAAAACGAAGAGGGACGCTGTCTGCTGTATGCGCTGTCCATGGATGGTGAGGACATCTGTCTGACACCAAAAGCCAATGTGATACGTGATATCGCCTTGGCGAAACAGGGCTGTTATACATTGGAAATGGAAGAAAATGCATTGGAGGAAATCTATTTCCGTAAATCTGATGAATGTCAGAAACTGACAATATGGAATGCGGAGTACTTACAGACACATACATGTGCACAGCCAAAGGAAGTCCTGTATACCAATCGTGACAAAGGCACACAGAAGGGATGGATTCTGTATCCCGCCGATTATGAGGAAGGGAAGCGCTATCCGGGTCTGTTGAGTATCCACGGAGGACCGCGCTGTGCATTTGGAAATGTGTTCAATCATGAAATGCAGATGTTCGCATCCATGGGCTATATGGTGTTTTATACAAACCCAAGAGGCAGCGATTCCTTTGGTGAAGAATATGCGGATTTGCGGGGGAAATACGGTACGATTGATTATGAGGATCTGATGGCGTTTACAGATGAAGTAATTCAGGAAACCCCTGCACTGGAGAGTGAACGCTTAGGCGTGCTTGGCGGAAGCTATGGCGGTTTTATGACAAACTGGATCATCACGCAGACAGAGCGCTTCAAGGCTGCGGCTTCCCAGCGAAGTGTTGCGAACTGGATTTCGGATTTTGGTACCAGCTGCATCGGCTATAGCTTTGATCCCAATGAGATGCAGACCACGCCATGGAAGGACGTCATGAAAATCTGGAAGGCTTCTCCGCTGGCCTATGCGGACTGTGTTAAGACACCGACGCTGTTCATCCATTCACTGGAGGATTATAATTGTCCGTTGAGCGAGGGACTGCAGATGTTTACAGCCTTGCAATATCATGATGTGGAAAGCCGCATGTGTCTGTTTCCAGAAGAGAATCATGAATTGAGCAGAAGTGGAAAACCGAAGCACAGACTGCGCAGACTGCAGGAAATGGCAGAGTGGTTTGACGCACATTTGAAATGA
- a CDS encoding PTS lactose/cellobiose transporter subunit IIA, with translation MKQTKEECVITAAMNIILHAGNARNILRDAGKRIAEGQNMDAIAQQLEEARDSILLAHKAQTDILHEEAEGKHIEVTVLFSHAQDTLMTTQSELFFVETLYELEMNRRK, from the coding sequence ATGAAACAGACAAAAGAAGAATGCGTGATCACAGCTGCTATGAATATTATCCTGCATGCCGGAAATGCCAGAAATATTTTACGGGATGCAGGAAAACGGATCGCAGAGGGGCAAAATATGGATGCGATTGCACAGCAGCTGGAGGAAGCAAGGGATAGCATTCTGCTTGCACACAAGGCGCAGACTGATATACTGCATGAAGAAGCTGAAGGGAAACATATTGAGGTAACCGTTTTGTTCTCCCATGCACAGGATACGCTTATGACAACGCAAAGTGAATTATTCTTTGTGGAAACATTATATGAACTGGAAATGAACAGGAGGAAATAA